The DNA region CCTTGCTGTAAATTGGATATACGACCACGGATCTCATTAAGATCTTGAATTTTTTGCTCAACTCTTTGATCCAGTACTCTAATTTGATTTTTTAAGTTATTGATATCTTGTCGATATTCCGCGCGTTGTCTGGCGGCGAGTTTAGGTTGATTTTCAGTAAATTTTACCGGGTAAACCAGTTTATCATTATGAATGATGACACTATTACGCCAGTTGCCAATGGTTACGTTCTCTTTGACTTCGATACTGGCGACGGAAGCGGAAAGTTGCAAAACTTTAGCCGTTAGATTGTAAACTTGTTGTTCACGTTCGCGAAAATCTGAGCGGAAACGGGTGTCATCAATAAGCAGTAACTGCTGCCCTTGAGTTACTTTTTCTCCTTCACGTACTAAAATTTGCTTAACCAGTCCCCCTTCAAGATTCTGCACTACTTGTACTTGGCTAGAAGGGATAACTTTGCCGTTGCCGATAGTGACTTTATCGATTTCTGCCCAATTTGCCCAAGCGATAGCACAAGCAAAAAAGAGCAAGACGAACCACAGCAGTAGCCGAGCATTCGAAGGGGTATTTAAAAGCAGAGCTGCAGTTTTATCATCCACATACTCTAATTCGGTGCGACCAAGATTTTTTAGTTTCTCTTGACTCATAGGCCATCCATTTGCACATTGAGTGAACGAGGGAGTGAGTTACCTAACGCTAATATTTATCGCCATTAGGTCTACTTATACTATGTTGAACCGAGAGTAATGTTAAGTAAATGTAGTGATATTGTTTTAATTTTTTGAGGTAAATAGTGATGTAGGCACTTGAATTTTAAATATTTAAGGAACATAAACTGCAACGGTTGCCTAGTAAGGGAAAAAGCGATGAATAAATTAGCGATTGATTCAGTTTGATCGGTAATATGATCAAATCCTTCTTGAGTTATTTTACGTTGACGCGCAATATTTGATAAACGTGATTTAAGGGTATTAACAAATGAAGTTAACGGATATTCGCCGTGATTACATGCTAGGTGGTTTACGCCGCAAGGATTTGCAAGACAATCCTGTACAGCAGTTCAATATATGGTTAGAGCAAGCAATAGAAGCTAACTTAACGGATCCTACTGCAATGACAGTGGCTACAGTTGATGATCGCGGTCAGCCGTATCAGCGCATTGTGTTGTTAAAAACATTAGATGAACGTGGCTTTGTGTTTTATACCAACCTTGGCAGTCGTAAAGCGATTCATCTTAAACAGAACAATCGCATTAGCTTGCATTTTCCTTGGCATCCATTGGAACGACAAGTTCATGTAACCGGTGTTGCTGAAAAGCTTACTGCCGCTGAAAACTTTAAATATTTCACTTCTCGCCCTAAAGAGAGTCAATTAGCGGCTATCGCCAGCAAGCAAAGTTCGCGTATTTCTGCTCGTGGGATTTTAGAAGGCAAGTTTTTAGAATTGAAGAAAAAATTTGCTGACGGAGAAATTCCAGTACCTTCTTTTTGGGGAGGCTACCGCATTAAAATAGAGTCTATTGAGTTTTGGCAAGGGGGAGCAAACCGCTTGCATGATAGGTTTATTTATACCCGTGCCGATGAAGAACAAGGGTGGGACATTGAGCGTCTTGCGCCATAATTTACACTGTAAACATTAATGAAGAACGAAAGAGGAGAAATATATGTCAGGTATTACTGAGCTATCTGAACTATTGACATCAATGGAGCCACAACTAAAAGATACTGAATATGTATTTTGTACGGTGCAAGGAAAAATGGCCGAGTTTACGGCGTTGAATCCTATTGCAACTTTCATTGAACCTGAAGGGCTGACATTGGTGTTAGATAAGCGTGATGCACAGGCGCATGACTTAGCATTTGATGGATGCTTTAAGCAGATTATTTTAACGGTGCATTCCAGCCTTGAAGCTGTGGGTCTAACGGCCGCGGTTTCTACTAAACTTGCTGAAAAGGGGATTAGTGCTAATGTGATTGCCGCTTTCTATCACGATCATATTTTTGTTCCTGTGGCTAAAGCAGAAACGGCATTAAATGCTTTACTTGAGTTTAAGAACGCGTAGTTGCGACTCATATCAATCGTACTGAATAACGGGTCATTCTAGCTTGTTAACATACTCGATAACTGCGTTAAAATTTTTGATTGTAGAATAACGACTTATTGAAAAATTTCGCCTTGTTTTTGAGCATTTTCCTGCGCTATTTCTGATCACTTACTTAGTGTGATTGGTATCGCTATTGGAAGCAAAGTGAGATTGAATAAAAAACCCGACTAGTAAGAGAGTCGGGTTTTGTTTATTGGCTAAGACAGTTTTATTACGCTCAGTATTAGAAGCGGTAATCAATACCTGCGTAGTAGCTACGTTCTGCGCCTTTGAAATACTCATCAGTGCTAAACGAGTTAGTGTCTTTAGCTGTCTCATAATCTTCATCAAGCAAGTTATTTACTTTGAATCTTGCATCTAGATTATCGGTAAAGCTGTATTTTAGTGCCAAGTCTACAGTGATGTAAGCGTCCATCATGTTAGGCGATGCTGCTGAGCTTTCAGGGCGTTCACCCACATAGTTTGCTATCAATGATGTTTGCAGATCTTGCCAATTAGCCGTACCAATCCAAGAGTAATTTTGCTTTGCACGGTCTGCTAACTGAAAGCCCGTTTGTTTGTTTTTTGGATCTTTCCAATCCCCAGAAACGGTGTGGTGTATCAACCAAGTATCGAACTCAATACTGGCTTCTATACCTT from Vibrio rarus includes:
- the pdxH gene encoding pyridoxamine 5'-phosphate oxidase; its protein translation is MKLTDIRRDYMLGGLRRKDLQDNPVQQFNIWLEQAIEANLTDPTAMTVATVDDRGQPYQRIVLLKTLDERGFVFYTNLGSRKAIHLKQNNRISLHFPWHPLERQVHVTGVAEKLTAAENFKYFTSRPKESQLAAIASKQSSRISARGILEGKFLELKKKFADGEIPVPSFWGGYRIKIESIEFWQGGANRLHDRFIYTRADEEQGWDIERLAP
- a CDS encoding ACT domain-containing protein, giving the protein MSGITELSELLTSMEPQLKDTEYVFCTVQGKMAEFTALNPIATFIEPEGLTLVLDKRDAQAHDLAFDGCFKQIILTVHSSLEAVGLTAAVSTKLAEKGISANVIAAFYHDHIFVPVAKAETALNALLEFKNA